A single region of the Triticum dicoccoides isolate Atlit2015 ecotype Zavitan chromosome 2B, WEW_v2.0, whole genome shotgun sequence genome encodes:
- the LOC119362309 gene encoding uncharacterized protein LOC119362309 translates to MICLVEADWFRLWKPAGAGTGDVIGNREPKTSRWSKFLTDTDGPGRHIIRSRRFFFLPPKRDRYPECQTRSAADIEEPYFMATTQQQPWLVQFNGTSKPIFVAPFDGCRRWDEAPDMPVLQGKRCLGRDGDWSLMLDNRTNECSLVNFADTSSEPIVIALPPLPDEPKLHLQFGCALSGQTPPDCTVLLDFVGETFLLHCRPGDPEWSRLPVELVDENDWFDGPITRGYQGKMYATTMLSFVAVDASNLAPVVERADMTPPPPCPVHTAYKCYPVPCPDGELFSVRCCIFGCPQAVVDVKVFRWNDEENAWETVETIGDKTFFVGRFNFVVPSAAEAGTQPNCIHVLREVCGEFGIYTVSLDDATIWLSIVEGCDDDDDDGEDQVFWALPTSFGLEAARTIQTSDNVSNEVTHTRIEHCCGEQEKEDMTMSTVRRWCDLHTDLLQLLVPKISFIDLQHLKAVCKQWNSIKSPIQHAKVSPLLMTTRPARRTKEDLIEIFDPVGEKKYSIRVNIPTSGLKSQGSQLLHFTKNGWVIVSRGGDRMFFLVNPFKNYPNGGHVIALPPLDVTGLKGLSFSSVPGSPDFVVLAAGSTPSSKVVMIKTWRMGDEEWKEEFLSDDDAPFFMASHSPVFLDGVFYFLDINGRLGVIDPNEDEMEFSVLKKPDQPIRGSADVHLEEWDYNYLVEWKGELIAIFRENGDASVRMFKLERSQMVWSELQEMEDAAVFWDRSNALIVVSPPEEDLCNKMFLPNYNETNGGGRLHTFYSFREQCYCPSFCAKEPMNAIWFQLDLDVLTATDQ, encoded by the exons ATGATCTGTTTGGTTGAAGCGGATTGGTTCCGTCTTTGGAAACCAGCCGGAGCTGGTACGGGCGATGTAATCGGAAATCGCGAACCAAAGACGTCTAGATGGAGTAAGTTCCTGACGGACACGGACGGACCAGGTCGCCATATAATCAGATCTAGACGTTTCTTCTTTCTCCCCCCAAAAAGAGATCGTTATCCAGAGTGCCAGACGCGCTCCGCAGCAGACATCGAAGAACCCTACTTCATGGCCACGACGCAGCAGCAGCCGTGGTTGGTACAATTCAACGGGACAAGCAAACCCATCTTCGTCGCGCCGTTCGACGGATGTCGCCGCTGGGACGAGGCGCCGGACATGCCGGTGTTGCAAGGAAAACGATGCCTCGGCCGGGACGGAGACTGGTCGCTCATGCTCGACAACCGCACCAACGAGTGCTCCCTCGTGAACTTCGCTGATACGTCGTCGGAACCCATCGTGATCGCTCTCCCGCCGTTGCCTGACGAGCCAAAGCTGCATCTACAGTTCGGCTGCGCGCTCTCGGGGCAAACCCCGCCCGACTGCACCGTCCTGCTCGACTTCGTCGGGGAGACGTTCCTCCTCCACTGCCGCCCCGGTGACCCCGAGTGGTCCCGTCTTCCTGTGGAGCTCGTCGATGAGAATGATTGGTTCGACGGCCCTATAACCCGTGGCTACCAGGGGAAGATGTACGCGACGACCATGTTATCCTTTGTGGCCGTGGACGCATCCAACTTGGCGCCGGTGGTCGAGAGGGCGGACATGACGCCCCCACCCCCGTGCCCAGTCCATACTGCGTACAAGTGCTACCCGGTGCCGTGTCCCGATGGCGAGCTCTTCTCGGTGCGCTGCTGCATCTTTGGGTGCCCGCAGGCCGTGGTGGATGTGAAGGTTTTTCGATGGAACGATGAAGAAAATGCGTGGGAGACTGTCGAAACCATCGGGGACAAAACGTTCTTTGTAGGCAGGTTTAATTTTGTGGTCCCGTCAGCGGCTGAAGCAGGAACCCAACCTAACTGCATCCATGTGCTGCGTGAAGTTTGCGGTGAATTTGGAATCTACACCGTGTCTCTGGATGATGCGACCATTTGGCTCAGTATAGTCGAGGGAtgcgacgatgatgacgatgatggtgaGGACCAGGTTTTCTGGGCTCTTCCCACTAG CTTTGGTCTGGAAGCAGCACGAACTATCCAAACTTCTGATAATGTCTCCAACGAA GTGACGCATACAAGAATTGAACATTGCTGCGGAGAGCAAGAAAAAGAAGACATGACGATGAGCACTGTGAGGCGGTGGTGTGATCTCCATACTGACTTGTTGCAGTTACTAGTACCTAAGATTTCATTCATCGATTTACAACACCTGAAAGCTGTCTGCAAGCAGTGGAACTCCATTAAGAGCCCGATCCAGCATGCAAAAGTGTCGCCATTGCTGATGACAACTCGGCCAGCAAGAAGGACCAAGGAGGACCTTATCGAGATCTTCGATCCAGTCGGCGAGAAGAAGTATAGTATCAGGGTAAATATCCCTACTTCGGGTCTCAAATCTCAAGGGTCGCAGTTACTGCATTTCACAAAGAACGGTTGGGTCATCGTGTCGAGAGGCGGCGACCGCATGTTCTTCCTAGTGAATCCGTTTAAGAACTACCCTAATGGTGGCCATGTGATCGCTCTTCCACCTTTGGATGTCACTGGTCTCAAAGGATTGTCCTTTTCTTCGGTGCCGGGTTCTCCGGATTTTGTGGTTCTTGCCGCAGGATCCACCCCAAGCAGCAAAGTTGTCATGATAAAGACATGGCGAATGGGAGATGAAGAGTGGAAGGAAGAATTCCTAAGCGACGATGACGCGCCGTTCTTCATGGCATCACACAGCCCTGTCTTCCTAGACGGAGTATTCTATTTTCTAGACATCAATGGAAGGCTTGGAGTCATAGACCCGAACGAGGACGAGATGGAGTTTAGCGTCCTGAAAAAGCCGGATCAACCGATACGTGGGAGCGCTGACGTGCATCTTGAGGAATGGGACTACAACTATCTGGTGGAGTGGAAGGGGGAGCTAATCGCCATTTTCAGGGAGAATGGTGATGCATCAGTCCGAATGTTCAAGCTAGAAAGGTCTCAGATGGTTTGGTCGGAGTTGCAAGAGATGGAGGACGCGGCCGTGTTCTGGGATAGGAGCAATGCTCTGATTGTCGTGTCACCCCCCGAAGAAGATTTGTGCAACAAGATGTTCCTACCAAACTATAATGAGACCAATGGCGGTGGCAGGCTGCACACGTTCTACTCATTTCGGGAGCAATGCTATTGCCCTTCCTTCTGTGCCAAGGAGCCCATGAATGCCATATGGTTCCAGCTAGACTTGGACGTACTTACGGCGACTGATCAGTAG